In Calliopsis andreniformis isolate RMS-2024a chromosome 8, iyCalAndr_principal, whole genome shotgun sequence, one DNA window encodes the following:
- the LOC143182535 gene encoding uncharacterized protein LOC143182535: protein MIEVLSDVYTYTTRIIDSDNNLISVIIFCSLIGLIFATELLFYTSPERCVQLLNVTFLVENLNQRTYCHSITLYIATTSVINIFAIISTEMTTLSFSEHICGLFRIVGIHLKKATNVSKIPAPEKAHQIFLKVRRAVRIHVKAIMFMNAMWESFASGYSIIIFFGIGAVSVNMICLCNAIKSMDDWIQLFSSLAILIAMVLYGVCETFFGQRVIDHSFGIFYDAYDSHWYEVPTEIQKLYLFVLQRSIVTCSYSKNGLFVSSLEGLTTMASTSFSYFTLFHSIQE, encoded by the exons ATGATCGAAGT TTTGTCAGATGTT TATACATACACGACACGGATCATCGATTCTGACAATAATTTGATTTCAGTGATCATATTCTGCTCTCTTATCGGTCTAATCTTCGCAACAGAGTTACTCTTTTATACATCACCTGAAAGATGCGTACAATTACTCAACGTGACATTTCTAGTGGAGAATTTAAACCAGCGAACATATTGCCATTCTATAACATTGTATATAGCAACGACGTCTGTCATCAACATTTTCGCTATAATATCAACAGAGATGACTACTTTGTCATTCTCGGAACACATATGTGGATTGTTCAGAATCGTTGG AATTCATTTGAAGAAGGCAACAAATGTTTCTAAAATTCCTGCACCCGAGAAGGCTCACCAAATTTTCTTAAAAGTGCGTCGAGCAGTTCGTATCCACGTGAAAGCAATCAT GTTTATGAATGCCATGTGGGAATCTTTTGCATCGGGCTACTCTATAATAATTTTCTTCGGCATCGGTGCAGTTAGCGTAAATATGATATGC TTGTGCAACGCCATAAAATCGATGGATGACTGGATTCAGTTATTTTCGTCATTGGCAATTTTGATTGCTATGGTTTTATATGGAGTCTGTGAAACCTTCTTCGGACAAAGAGTGATTGACCATAGCTTTGGCATCTTCTATGATGC ATACGATTCACATTGGTACGAAGTACCAACCGAAATTCAAAAACTATACTTATTTGTTCTTCAACGAAGCATAGTGACCTGCTCGTACTCTAAAAACGGCTTGTTCGTTTCGTCATTAGAAGGACTAACCACG ATGGCAAGCACGAGTTTTTCATACTTTACGCTCTTCCACTCGATCCAAGAGTGA